The Nocardioides humi genome includes a region encoding these proteins:
- the der gene encoding ribosome biogenesis GTPase Der produces the protein MSEDTPAGVVPVLAVVGRPNVGKSTLVNRILGRREAVVEDVPGVTRDRVSYDAEWAGRAFTLVDTGGWDPDARGMAERIKAQAEIAVSLADAVLFVVDATIGITDADEAVVRVLRKSGKPVVLAANKVDDERAEAEAHGLWNLGLGEPFAVSALHGRGSGDLLDAVLAVLPEAPDRLEQEIGGPRRIAIVGRPNVGKSSLLNKLAGEERVVVDNVAGTTVDPVDELVSLGGREWRFIDTAGIRKRVKEASGHEYYAWLRTSTAIERAEVCVLVLAGNESIAEQDMRILQEVREAGKALVIAFNKWDLVDAERRYYLDREIERDLVQVQWAPRINITAKTGWHVDRLVPALDRAIEGWETRVSTGALNSFLGRIVAEHPHPVRGGKQPRILFGSQVQSAPPVFKLFTTGRLDQGYERFVERRLREEFGFVGTPIEIKVQPREKRSRR, from the coding sequence ATGAGTGAAGACACCCCGGCCGGGGTGGTCCCGGTGCTGGCCGTCGTCGGCCGCCCGAACGTCGGCAAGTCGACCCTGGTGAACCGGATCCTCGGCCGCCGCGAGGCGGTCGTCGAGGACGTCCCCGGCGTGACCCGCGACCGGGTCTCCTACGACGCCGAGTGGGCCGGGCGGGCGTTCACGCTCGTCGACACCGGCGGCTGGGACCCCGACGCCCGCGGCATGGCGGAGCGGATCAAGGCGCAGGCCGAGATCGCGGTCAGCCTCGCCGACGCCGTGCTGTTCGTGGTCGACGCGACCATCGGCATCACCGACGCCGACGAGGCGGTCGTCCGGGTGCTGCGGAAGTCCGGCAAGCCGGTCGTGCTCGCCGCCAACAAGGTCGACGACGAGCGCGCCGAGGCCGAGGCCCACGGCCTGTGGAACCTCGGCCTGGGGGAGCCCTTCGCGGTGTCCGCGCTGCACGGGCGCGGCTCGGGCGACCTGCTCGACGCCGTGCTCGCGGTGCTGCCGGAGGCGCCGGACCGGCTCGAGCAGGAGATCGGCGGGCCGCGGCGGATCGCCATCGTCGGGCGCCCCAATGTCGGCAAGTCGTCGCTGCTCAACAAGCTCGCCGGCGAGGAGCGGGTCGTCGTCGACAACGTCGCCGGTACGACCGTGGACCCGGTCGACGAGCTGGTGTCGCTGGGGGGCCGGGAGTGGCGGTTCATCGACACCGCCGGCATCCGCAAGCGGGTCAAGGAGGCATCCGGCCACGAGTACTACGCGTGGCTGCGCACCTCGACCGCGATCGAGCGCGCCGAGGTGTGCGTGCTCGTGCTCGCCGGCAACGAGTCCATCGCCGAGCAGGACATGCGGATCCTCCAGGAGGTGCGCGAGGCCGGCAAGGCGCTCGTGATCGCCTTCAACAAGTGGGACCTCGTCGACGCCGAGCGCCGCTACTACCTCGACCGCGAGATCGAGCGCGACCTCGTCCAGGTGCAGTGGGCGCCGCGGATCAACATCACCGCGAAGACCGGCTGGCACGTCGACCGGCTCGTCCCCGCCCTCGACCGTGCGATCGAGGGCTGGGAGACCCGGGTGTCGACCGGCGCGCTCAACTCCTTCCTCGGCCGGATCGTCGCCGAGCACCCGCACCCGGTGCGCGGCGGCAAGCAGCCGCGGATCCTGTTCGGCAGCCAGGTGCAGAGCGCCCCGCCGGTGTTCAAGCTGTTCACCACCGGCCGGCTCGACCAGGGCTACGAGCGGTTCGTCGAGCGCCGGCTGCGCGAGGAGTTCGGCTTCGTGGGCACGCCGATCGAGATCAAGGTCCAGCCGCGGGAGAAGCGCTCCCGGAGGTAG
- the cmk gene encoding (d)CMP kinase produces the protein MDVPVNVVVAVDGTSGSGKSSTCRAVAVRLGLRYLDTGAQYRAVTWWMLHHGVDVHDPAAVAARAAEPVLASGTDPLAPTITVDGRDVSVEIRSDEVNGAVSPVSAVPEVRARLVDLQREIIAPAAGPRGGIVVEGRDIGSVVWPQADLKVYLTADPAARAARRALENGGADVTATRESLLARDRIDSGRAVAPLTMADGAVHVDSTELTLDEVVDVVVGLVARRGQGAGPESPRHAPHGVGEAR, from the coding sequence GTGGACGTGCCGGTGAATGTCGTGGTCGCAGTGGACGGAACCTCCGGCTCCGGCAAGTCGAGCACCTGCCGCGCGGTCGCCGTCCGGCTGGGCCTGCGCTACCTCGACACCGGGGCGCAGTACCGCGCGGTGACCTGGTGGATGCTGCACCACGGCGTCGACGTGCACGACCCGGCCGCGGTCGCCGCGCGCGCCGCGGAGCCTGTCCTCGCGTCCGGCACCGACCCGCTCGCGCCCACCATCACGGTGGACGGCCGCGACGTCTCCGTCGAGATCCGCAGCGACGAGGTCAACGGCGCGGTCTCACCCGTGAGCGCGGTGCCCGAGGTGCGCGCCCGGCTGGTCGACCTCCAGCGGGAGATCATCGCCCCCGCCGCGGGACCCCGCGGCGGCATCGTCGTCGAGGGCCGCGACATCGGCTCCGTGGTCTGGCCGCAGGCCGACCTCAAGGTCTACCTCACCGCCGATCCCGCGGCCCGGGCCGCCCGCCGGGCGCTGGAGAACGGCGGCGCCGACGTCACCGCGACCCGGGAGTCCCTGCTCGCCCGCGACCGGATCGACTCGGGCCGGGCGGTCGCGCCGCTGACCATGGCCGACGGTGCGGTCCACGTCGACTCCACCGAGCTGACCCTGGACGAGGTCGTCGACGTCGTGGTGGGCCTGGTAGCGCGTCGCGGCCAAGGCGCGGGCCCGGAGTCGCCCAGGCACGCGCCTCACGGCGTTGGCGAAGCTCGGTAG
- the map gene encoding type I methionyl aminopeptidase produces MIELRTPTQIEQMRPAGRFVASVIQALAEKADVGVNLLELDALAHRMIKDAGAESCYIDYHPSFGAMPFGKVLCTSVNDGVLHGLPFDYTLQDGDLLSVDFAASVDGWVADSALSVIVGTPDPKDEWLIDVTQRALDAGIAAARPGNKLGDISHAIGSVAHGEGLKVNLQFGGHGVGRTMHGEPHVANDGRAGRGLKLRPGLVIAIEPWFLHGTDEIVFDPDGWTIRSADGSRGAHVEHTIAITSGDPLVLTARD; encoded by the coding sequence GTGATCGAGCTGCGCACCCCCACCCAGATCGAGCAGATGCGCCCGGCCGGGCGCTTCGTGGCCTCGGTGATCCAGGCCCTCGCCGAGAAGGCCGACGTCGGGGTCAACCTGCTCGAGCTCGACGCACTCGCCCACCGGATGATCAAGGACGCCGGCGCGGAGTCCTGCTATATCGACTACCACCCGTCGTTCGGCGCCATGCCCTTCGGCAAGGTGCTCTGCACCTCGGTCAACGACGGCGTGCTGCACGGCCTGCCGTTCGACTACACCCTGCAGGACGGCGACCTGCTCTCGGTCGACTTCGCCGCCTCCGTCGACGGCTGGGTGGCGGACTCGGCGCTGTCGGTCATCGTCGGCACGCCGGACCCGAAGGACGAGTGGCTGATCGACGTCACGCAGCGGGCGCTCGACGCCGGCATCGCCGCCGCCCGGCCCGGCAACAAGCTGGGCGACATCTCGCACGCCATCGGCTCGGTCGCGCACGGCGAGGGCCTGAAGGTCAACCTCCAGTTCGGCGGCCACGGCGTCGGCCGGACCATGCACGGCGAGCCGCACGTCGCCAACGACGGGCGCGCCGGCCGCGGGCTCAAGCTGCGCCCGGGTCTGGTGATCGCGATCGAGCCGTGGTTCCTGCACGGCACCGACGAGATCGTGTTCGACCCCGACGGCTGGACGATCCGCAGCGCCGACGGCTCGCGCGGCGCCCACGTCGAGCACACCATCGCGATCACCTCCGGCGACCCGCTCGTCCTCACCGCTCGCGACTGA
- a CDS encoding cytochrome P450 yields the protein MTELLIPAGWDPTDPDINEVALPHDQFRALRATEPIRWIEQVPEARAGFLDTGYWACTRHQEVRQVSKDNENWSAMENGVIIRFAPDMTRDQVEVQRAMLIHHDPPSHTKMRGIVSRGFTPRVIASLKEALKARAYEIVEQAVAKGSGDFVEEIAAELPLQAIADFLGVPQEDRKKLFEWSNQMMGYDDPEIDADPAIASMEILGYFDQLANERRAHPQDDIVTKLISVGQDDDHGALTNDEFGFFVILLTVAGNETTRNATTHGMHAFFEHPDQWELWKRDRPETAIDEIVRWATPVTVFQRTAKQDTELAGQAIRKGDRVGLFYASANFDEEVFDDPFTFNILRENNPHVAFGGHGAHYCLGANLARLQINLIFNALADLAPDISLAAEPRRLRSGWLNAIKEMQVNYG from the coding sequence GTGACCGAGCTCCTCATTCCGGCGGGATGGGATCCCACCGATCCCGACATCAACGAAGTGGCCCTGCCGCACGACCAGTTCCGCGCGCTGCGTGCGACGGAGCCGATCCGCTGGATCGAGCAGGTGCCCGAGGCCCGGGCCGGCTTCCTCGACACCGGCTACTGGGCGTGCACCCGGCACCAGGAGGTGCGCCAGGTCTCGAAGGACAACGAGAACTGGTCCGCCATGGAGAACGGCGTCATCATCCGGTTCGCGCCCGACATGACCCGCGACCAGGTCGAGGTCCAGCGCGCGATGCTGATCCACCACGACCCGCCGAGCCACACCAAGATGCGCGGCATCGTCTCGCGCGGGTTCACCCCGCGCGTGATCGCCTCCCTCAAGGAGGCCCTCAAGGCGCGCGCCTACGAGATCGTCGAGCAGGCCGTCGCCAAGGGCAGCGGCGACTTCGTCGAGGAGATCGCCGCCGAGCTCCCGCTCCAGGCGATCGCCGACTTCCTCGGCGTACCGCAGGAGGACCGCAAGAAGCTCTTCGAGTGGTCCAACCAGATGATGGGGTACGACGACCCGGAGATCGACGCCGACCCGGCGATCGCCTCCATGGAGATCCTGGGCTACTTCGACCAGCTCGCCAACGAGCGGCGCGCCCACCCGCAGGACGACATCGTCACCAAGCTGATCAGCGTCGGCCAGGACGACGACCACGGCGCGCTGACCAACGACGAGTTCGGCTTCTTCGTGATCCTGCTGACCGTCGCCGGCAACGAGACGACCCGCAACGCCACGACCCACGGCATGCACGCCTTCTTCGAGCATCCCGACCAGTGGGAGCTGTGGAAGCGCGACCGTCCGGAGACGGCGATCGACGAGATCGTGCGCTGGGCGACCCCGGTCACCGTGTTCCAGCGCACCGCCAAGCAGGACACCGAGCTCGCCGGGCAGGCGATCAGGAAGGGCGACCGGGTCGGCCTGTTCTACGCCTCCGCGAACTTCGACGAGGAGGTGTTCGACGACCCGTTCACCTTCAACATCCTGCGCGAGAACAACCCTCACGTCGCGTTCGGCGGCCACGGCGCGCACTACTGCCTCGGCGCCAACCTGGCCCGCCTGCAGATCAACCTGATCTTCAACGCGCTCGCCGACCTGGCCCCCGACATCTCGCTGGCCGCCGAGCCGCGCCGCCTGCGCTCGGGCTGGCTCAACGCGATCAAGGAGATGCAGGTCAACTACGGCTGA
- a CDS encoding prephenate dehydrogenase, which yields MSETSVLAGPVEIVGTGLIGTSIALACRRAGLEVLLTDSTPDHVRTATGLGAGRPRAEDDVPQLVVVAVPPDALGGVIARALDAAGPETVVTDVGSVKAGPLAAVGGHPGLSRYVGSHPMAGTEHSGPLSASAELFDGRPWAITPGPDATPAATRVVEALALVCGAVPVHLSPVEHDRAVARTSHVPHLMASLVAGTLAGAAPDHLALSGTGVRDVTRVAGGDPELYSQIISGNASAVATLLTEIRERLDLALEAVAGGDRVGLESLLAYGQAGTRAIPGKHGAAPQPMAAVRVALPDQPGGLARLFADAGDSGVNIEDVRIDHDPGRPVGLVEIDVVADRAEELRSVLESRGWATLS from the coding sequence GTGTCTGAGACGAGTGTGCTCGCGGGCCCGGTCGAGATCGTCGGGACCGGCCTGATCGGCACCTCGATCGCGCTGGCCTGCCGCCGCGCCGGCCTGGAGGTGCTGCTCACCGACAGCACCCCGGACCACGTGCGGACCGCGACCGGCCTCGGCGCCGGCCGGCCGCGCGCCGAGGACGACGTGCCGCAGCTGGTCGTCGTCGCCGTACCCCCGGACGCGCTGGGCGGCGTCATCGCGCGCGCCCTCGACGCCGCCGGGCCGGAGACCGTGGTGACCGACGTCGGCAGCGTCAAGGCCGGACCGCTGGCCGCGGTCGGCGGGCATCCGGGGCTGAGCAGGTACGTCGGCAGCCACCCGATGGCGGGCACCGAGCACTCCGGTCCGCTCTCGGCGAGCGCCGAGCTGTTCGACGGCCGGCCCTGGGCGATCACGCCCGGACCCGACGCCACCCCGGCCGCGACCCGGGTGGTGGAGGCGCTGGCGCTGGTCTGCGGGGCGGTCCCCGTCCACCTGAGCCCGGTCGAGCACGATCGGGCGGTGGCCCGGACCTCCCACGTCCCGCACCTGATGGCCTCGCTCGTGGCCGGCACCCTCGCCGGGGCCGCGCCGGACCATCTCGCGCTCTCCGGCACCGGCGTGCGCGACGTCACCCGGGTCGCCGGCGGCGACCCGGAGCTCTACAGCCAGATCATCAGCGGCAACGCCAGCGCCGTGGCGACCCTGCTCACCGAGATCCGCGAGCGCCTCGACCTCGCGCTCGAGGCGGTCGCCGGGGGCGACCGGGTCGGCCTGGAGTCGCTGCTGGCCTACGGGCAGGCCGGCACCCGCGCGATCCCGGGCAAGCACGGCGCGGCGCCGCAGCCGATGGCCGCGGTCCGGGTGGCCCTGCCCGACCAGCCGGGCGGCCTGGCGCGGCTGTTCGCCGACGCCGGCGACAGCGGGGTCAACATCGAGGACGTCCGCATCGACCACGACCCCGGCCGCCCCGTCGGACTCGTCGAGATCGACGTCGTCGCGGACCGCGCCGAGGAGCTGCGGAGCGTGCTGGAGTCCCGGGGCTGGGCCACGCTGTCCTGA
- a CDS encoding thiolase domain-containing protein codes for MGKTPAAVIGVGQTHHRAKREDVSMAGLCREAMDRALEDAGMTLDEIDAIVVGKAPDLFEGVMMPELYLAEALGAAGKPLLRVHTAGSVGGSTAIVAASLVQSGVHRKVLTVAFEKQSESNAMWALSVPVPFVMPVHAGAGGYFAPHVRSYIRRSGAPDHIGAIVAAKDRTNALQNPYAHLHNEGTTVESVLASQMLWDPIRYDETCPSSDGACALVIADEDVAASSPNPAWIHGTVMRSEPTTAAERDQVNPQAGRDAAAALWKQAGITSPIDEIDAAEIYVPFSWFEPMWLENLGFAAEGEGWKLTEAGETAMTGRIPVNCSGGVLSSNPIGASGMLRFGEAALQVRGAAGEHQVDGARKALGHAYGGGSQFFAMWVVGADRPTN; via the coding sequence ATGGGCAAGACTCCCGCAGCCGTGATCGGCGTGGGCCAGACCCACCACCGCGCCAAGCGCGAGGACGTCTCGATGGCCGGCCTGTGCCGCGAGGCGATGGACCGGGCGCTCGAGGATGCCGGGATGACCCTGGACGAGATCGACGCGATCGTCGTCGGCAAGGCGCCCGACCTGTTCGAGGGCGTGATGATGCCGGAGCTGTACCTCGCCGAGGCGCTCGGCGCCGCCGGCAAGCCGCTGCTGCGCGTCCACACCGCCGGCTCGGTCGGCGGCTCGACCGCCATCGTCGCCGCCTCGCTCGTGCAGTCCGGGGTGCACCGGAAGGTGCTCACCGTGGCCTTCGAGAAGCAGTCGGAGTCCAACGCGATGTGGGCGCTCTCGGTGCCCGTGCCCTTCGTGATGCCGGTCCACGCCGGTGCCGGCGGCTACTTCGCCCCGCACGTGCGCTCCTACATCCGCCGCTCCGGCGCGCCGGACCACATCGGCGCGATCGTCGCGGCCAAGGACCGCACCAACGCGTTGCAGAACCCCTACGCCCACCTCCACAACGAGGGCACCACCGTCGAGTCGGTGCTGGCCTCGCAGATGCTCTGGGACCCGATCCGGTACGACGAGACGTGCCCCTCCTCCGACGGCGCCTGCGCCCTGGTGATCGCCGACGAGGACGTCGCGGCGTCGTCGCCGAACCCGGCCTGGATCCACGGCACCGTGATGCGCTCCGAGCCCACCACGGCCGCCGAGCGCGACCAGGTCAACCCGCAGGCGGGCCGGGACGCGGCCGCCGCACTGTGGAAGCAGGCCGGCATCACCTCGCCCATCGACGAGATCGACGCGGCCGAGATCTACGTGCCCTTCTCCTGGTTCGAGCCGATGTGGCTGGAGAACCTCGGCTTCGCCGCCGAGGGCGAGGGCTGGAAGCTGACCGAGGCCGGCGAGACCGCGATGACCGGGCGGATCCCCGTCAACTGCTCCGGCGGCGTGCTCTCCTCGAACCCGATCGGCGCCTCCGGCATGCTCCGCTTCGGCGAGGCGGCGCTGCAGGTCCGCGGTGCGGCCGGCGAGCACCAGGTCGACGGCGCCCGCAAGGCCCTCGGCCACGCGTACGGCGGCGGGTCGCAGTTCTTCGCGATGTGGGTGGTCGGCGCGGACCGGCCGACCAACTGA
- a CDS encoding helix-turn-helix domain-containing protein produces the protein MIPAPPVPAALRRYVVARLPYDVAFGAPGVHRGLPSTTLTFVLPIDDPLRVSWAGRPASLHAAWGSLSGLHTEPAAIHHDGAQQGIQLALTLEGARVLLGRPAADLAGALTDLDEAVVPPALRELPERLHATPAWAARVALVDRTLAGLAARAGDPEPRAEVAHALALLTSGTGVEAAAAEVGYSRRRLSSLVRAECGLAPKAYQRVARLEAARRLLGHRPLAEVAASCGYADQAHLTREWSALAGCTPTTWLREEFPFVQDRGDGGGAGSEHD, from the coding sequence GTGATCCCGGCCCCACCGGTGCCCGCCGCGCTGCGGCGCTATGTCGTCGCACGGCTCCCGTACGACGTCGCCTTCGGCGCGCCCGGCGTCCACCGCGGGCTCCCGTCGACGACGCTGACGTTCGTGCTGCCGATCGACGACCCGCTGCGGGTCTCCTGGGCAGGACGCCCGGCGAGCCTGCACGCCGCGTGGGGCTCGCTGTCGGGGCTGCACACCGAGCCGGCCGCCATCCACCACGACGGCGCGCAGCAGGGCATCCAGCTCGCGCTGACCCTGGAGGGCGCGCGGGTGCTGCTCGGCCGGCCCGCCGCCGACCTGGCGGGTGCGCTGACCGACCTCGACGAGGCCGTCGTACCGCCGGCGCTGCGCGAGCTGCCCGAGCGGCTGCATGCGACCCCGGCCTGGGCGGCGCGGGTCGCGCTGGTCGACCGCACCCTCGCCGGGCTGGCGGCGCGCGCGGGGGACCCGGAGCCCCGGGCGGAGGTGGCGCACGCCCTGGCCCTGCTCACCTCCGGCACCGGCGTGGAGGCGGCCGCGGCCGAGGTGGGCTACAGCCGGCGACGGCTGTCCTCGCTGGTGCGCGCCGAGTGCGGGCTGGCTCCCAAGGCGTACCAGCGGGTGGCGCGCCTGGAGGCGGCGCGGCGGCTGCTCGGTCACCGTCCGCTGGCGGAGGTCGCCGCGTCCTGCGGGTACGCCGACCAGGCGCACCTCACCCGGGAGTGGAGTGCGCTGGCCGGGTGCACGCCGACGACCTGGCTGCGCGAGGAGTTCCCGTTCGTTCAAGACCGCGGTGACGGCGGAGGCGCAGGATCGGAGCATGACTGA
- a CDS encoding steroid 3-ketoacyl-CoA thiolase — translation MGNPVIVEAVRTPLGKRKGWLAGLHPAQTLGFVQSEVLRRAGVDPALVEQVIGGCVTQAGEQSNDAVRRAWLYAGLPQATAGTALDAQCGSGQQATHLVNDMVAAGTIDVGIACGVEMMSRIPLGANVPPGLGDPRPADWSIDMPNQFEAADRIARNRGLTRADLESLGLASQQKAAVAVDEGRFKREIAAIEAPVLDDEGNPTGETRLVDADQGLRATTAEGLAGLRTVLEDGLHTAGTSSQISDGAAALLIMDEDRARALGLAPRARIKAQCLVGSDPYYHLDGPIDATRRVLDRTGMAIGDIDIFEVNEAFASVVLSWAGVHGVDLDKVNVNGGAIALGHPVGATGVRLITTALHELERRDQSTALISMCAGGAMATGTIIERI, via the coding sequence ATGGGCAACCCCGTGATCGTCGAAGCAGTCCGCACTCCCCTGGGCAAGCGCAAGGGCTGGCTGGCCGGCCTCCACCCGGCCCAGACCCTGGGCTTCGTCCAGTCCGAGGTGCTCCGTCGCGCCGGCGTCGACCCGGCGCTGGTCGAGCAGGTGATCGGCGGCTGCGTGACCCAGGCGGGCGAGCAGTCCAACGACGCCGTACGCCGCGCCTGGCTGTACGCCGGGCTCCCCCAGGCCACCGCCGGCACCGCCCTCGACGCGCAGTGCGGCTCCGGCCAGCAGGCCACCCACCTCGTCAACGACATGGTCGCCGCGGGCACGATCGATGTCGGCATCGCGTGCGGCGTCGAGATGATGTCCCGCATCCCCCTCGGCGCGAACGTGCCGCCCGGACTGGGCGACCCGCGCCCGGCCGACTGGTCGATCGACATGCCGAACCAGTTCGAGGCGGCCGACCGGATCGCCAGGAACCGCGGCCTCACCCGCGCCGACCTCGAGTCGCTCGGCCTGGCCTCGCAGCAGAAGGCGGCGGTCGCCGTCGACGAGGGCCGGTTCAAGCGCGAGATCGCCGCGATCGAGGCGCCGGTGCTCGACGACGAGGGCAACCCGACCGGCGAGACCCGCCTCGTCGACGCCGACCAGGGCCTGCGCGCGACCACCGCCGAGGGCCTGGCCGGGCTGCGCACCGTGCTCGAGGACGGTCTGCACACCGCCGGCACGTCCTCGCAGATCTCCGACGGCGCCGCGGCGCTGCTGATCATGGACGAGGACCGGGCCCGGGCGCTCGGGCTCGCCCCGCGGGCCCGGATCAAGGCGCAGTGCCTGGTCGGCTCCGACCCCTACTACCACCTCGACGGCCCGATCGACGCGACCCGGCGCGTGCTCGACAGGACGGGCATGGCGATCGGCGACATCGACATCTTCGAGGTCAACGAGGCCTTCGCCTCGGTCGTCCTCTCGTGGGCCGGCGTGCACGGCGTCGACCTGGACAAGGTCAACGTCAACGGCGGCGCGATCGCGCTCGGCCACCCGGTCGGCGCCACCGGCGTCCGGCTGATCACCACGGCCCTGCACGAGCTCGAGCGCCGTGATCAGTCGACCGCGCTCATCTCCATGTGCGCCGGCGGCGCCATGGCCACCGGCACGATCATCGAGCGGATCTGA
- a CDS encoding carboxylate-amine ligase has product MDRRTMGVEEELLLVDPETRAAVPRAEQVLRHAAEHDLDPLEELDHELFAHQLETRTPPVTDAAELRGHLVRLRRRAALAADGAGVLTAASGAVPLPGAPPRTTRDDRYLTMVETYGEVARPGGTCGQHVHVRVDGDEEGVRAIDSLAPWLPVLLAISANSPFYHGRDTRYASWRSQAWAQWPSAGPTEAFGSAAAYHALSRQLIASGAAMDQGMLYFDARLSAHQPTVEVRIADVCTDPDDATLVAVLARALVCRELDGGGLPAGRWRAELLRASRWRAARHGLTDRLLDPVTGVLEPARAVLEGLLAAVTDQLEEYGDADLVRAAIPRVLAEGGATRQRAVHERSDGSLPAVVDDLVRRTNAG; this is encoded by the coding sequence ATGGACCGGCGAACCATGGGCGTCGAGGAGGAGCTCCTCCTCGTCGACCCCGAGACCCGCGCGGCCGTGCCGCGCGCCGAGCAGGTGCTCCGGCACGCGGCCGAGCACGACCTGGACCCGCTCGAGGAGCTCGACCACGAGCTGTTCGCCCACCAGCTGGAGACCCGGACGCCGCCGGTCACCGATGCCGCCGAGCTCCGCGGGCATCTCGTGCGCCTGCGGCGCCGCGCCGCGCTGGCCGCCGACGGCGCCGGGGTCCTGACGGCCGCCTCCGGCGCGGTCCCGCTGCCGGGCGCCCCGCCGCGGACCACCCGCGACGATCGGTACCTCACCATGGTCGAGACGTACGGCGAGGTGGCGCGCCCCGGCGGCACGTGCGGCCAGCACGTGCACGTCCGGGTCGACGGCGACGAGGAGGGCGTGCGCGCCATCGACTCGCTCGCGCCCTGGCTGCCCGTGCTCCTGGCGATCAGCGCGAACTCGCCCTTCTACCACGGCCGCGACACGCGCTACGCGTCGTGGCGCTCCCAGGCGTGGGCGCAGTGGCCCAGCGCCGGCCCGACCGAGGCGTTCGGCTCGGCCGCGGCCTACCACGCCCTGAGCCGGCAGCTGATCGCGTCGGGCGCGGCGATGGACCAGGGCATGCTCTACTTCGACGCGCGCCTCTCGGCGCACCAGCCGACCGTCGAGGTGCGCATCGCCGACGTGTGCACCGACCCGGACGACGCCACCCTGGTGGCGGTCCTGGCCCGGGCGCTGGTGTGTCGCGAGCTCGACGGCGGCGGGCTGCCGGCCGGCCGGTGGCGCGCCGAGCTGCTGCGCGCGTCCCGGTGGCGCGCGGCCCGCCACGGGCTCACCGACCGGCTGCTCGACCCGGTCACCGGCGTCCTGGAGCCGGCCCGCGCCGTCCTCGAGGGGCTCCTCGCCGCGGTCACCGACCAGCTCGAGGAGTACGGCGACGCCGACCTGGTGCGCGCCGCGATCCCGCGCGTGCTGGCCGAGGGCGGCGCGACGCGTCAGCGCGCCGTCCACGAGCGCAGCGACGGCAGCCTCCCGGCCGTCGTGGACGACCTGGTCCGTCGTACCAACGCCGGGTGA
- a CDS encoding VOC family protein, which produces MTETATAAATVRLWPAVQFRDVEAMTAWLRAIGFVEHGTYRDDTGTVVHAEWLWPGGGGLMFGAVRPESPLQPSGSGAVYLVTDDPDAVFEAAVAAGASVERAMVDQDYGGRGGSVRDPEGNHWSFGSYQPGAEASG; this is translated from the coding sequence ATGACTGAGACAGCGACAGCAGCAGCGACCGTCCGGCTCTGGCCGGCCGTGCAGTTCCGCGACGTCGAGGCGATGACCGCCTGGCTGCGGGCGATCGGCTTCGTCGAGCACGGCACCTACCGCGACGACACCGGCACCGTGGTCCACGCCGAGTGGCTGTGGCCCGGCGGCGGCGGGCTGATGTTCGGCGCGGTCCGGCCGGAGAGCCCGCTCCAGCCGTCGGGCTCGGGCGCGGTGTACCTGGTGACCGACGACCCCGACGCCGTCTTCGAGGCCGCGGTGGCCGCCGGCGCGAGCGTCGAGCGCGCGATGGTCGACCAGGACTACGGCGGCCGCGGCGGCAGCGTCCGCGACCCCGAGGGCAACCACTGGTCGTTCGGGTCCTACCAGCCGGGTGCGGAGGCGAGCGGCTGA
- a CDS encoding lysophospholipid acyltransferase family protein, whose protein sequence is MSAHHQVPRSHAVRTPARGLLVRGRRTSQWLIRRRWDVRVHHAGRFPATGPAVVAANHIGFVDGPLMAIFAPRPVHALTKIEMFAGPLGGFLRATGQIPLDRFRTDPAAVRIALRVLREGHAVGVFPEGTRGPGDLETFHGGAAYLALVTGAPVVPLTFLGSRDPGGSSSSLPHKGARIDIVVGEPYAVDAVPWPRTRENVRSTSAVLRDHMQRQLAGALDETGRSLPGPLPQGERDE, encoded by the coding sequence GTGAGCGCGCATCACCAGGTGCCGCGCAGTCATGCGGTGCGGACCCCGGCGCGTGGGCTGCTGGTGCGCGGCCGGCGTACGTCGCAGTGGCTGATCCGGCGCCGCTGGGACGTCCGGGTCCACCACGCCGGGCGGTTCCCGGCGACCGGTCCGGCGGTCGTGGCGGCCAACCACATCGGCTTCGTGGACGGTCCGCTGATGGCGATCTTCGCGCCCCGGCCGGTGCACGCGCTGACCAAGATCGAGATGTTCGCCGGGCCCCTGGGCGGCTTCCTGCGGGCGACCGGTCAGATCCCGCTCGACCGGTTCCGCACCGACCCGGCCGCGGTGCGGATCGCGCTGCGGGTGCTGCGCGAGGGCCACGCGGTCGGCGTCTTCCCCGAGGGCACCCGCGGCCCGGGGGACCTGGAGACCTTCCACGGCGGCGCGGCGTACCTCGCCCTGGTGACCGGCGCGCCCGTCGTACCGCTGACCTTCCTGGGCTCGCGCGACCCGGGCGGGTCCAGCAGCTCGCTGCCCCACAAGGGGGCGCGGATCGACATCGTGGTGGGGGAGCCGTACGCCGTCGATGCGGTGCCGTGGCCCCGGACGCGGGAGAATGTCCGTTCGACCTCGGCCGTGCTGCGCGACCACATGCAGCGGCAGCTGGCCGGAGCCCTGGACGAGACGGGGCGGAGCCTGCCCGGCCCGCTCCCGCAAGGAGAGCGTGATGAGTGA